ATGCCTGATGCATGGCCTGGAATGGCGTGCGTTGTTGTCCCGGTTTTCTCTGCTTGCAGCGTGCGCAGGTCTCGGTAGTATAGCCGGCACCAAAATTCTATTGCTCGCCCCACCCGGCCCCATCAAGCTTGTACTGGTTGCGTCGATTGTTGTGTACCTCGTGCTCGACCGGCTGGGCACCGGCTCTTTCGGATGGATTCGGTCTCATCCAATGGCATCAGCTGTATTGCTTGGGCTGGTCGCCGGCGTTATCGGTGGAATCACAAATGCCATGGGGCCGGTCCTGGTGGTTTATTTCCTTGAGCAAAAGTATAATACAGACACGACGGTGCAAGGGCTCAACTTCTGCTTCCTGGTTGGCAAGCTCGCACAATTGTATCTGTTTATAGATGTGGGACGTTATGCCAATGCAAGCAGCATCGCGCCCATCGCCGGCATTACGCTGCTGGTGATGGCATGTCTACTGGTCGGCGTATACATTCGCAAGCGCCTGGATGTAAGCACGTACCGCAAAGCACTCAAGGTTGCGCTGGGCATCATCGCTGTCGTGTTGCTTGCGCAGGTGGTAGCGGGATTGTAATTCGGGTTTTCGGGTTTTCGGGTTTTCGGGTTTTCGGGTTTTCGGGTTTTCGGGTTTTCGGGTTTTTTGAAAATTTCAATCTAATCCAAGATCCATTCCCCAGCCCCTCCCTCCAAACTCCTCACTCCAAACTCCTCACTCCAAACTCCCCCCCTACCCACAAACCTCACCGTTTTCAAGAAACCAGCAGCGTGTCAGGCGAGAGGTACGGAAGAAATCAAGCAGAATAGCCGTGACTTTTTCTATACCTACGCGCTGCAGGTGGGTGCCATCATCTTTAAGGTCTTCTGGTAGCCATACAAGGCCATCAGAACGCGGATTGGCGCCGTCTGCCCACAGGTACTCACCCCAACTGATCCAGGGCGCCACAGCGTTGAAATCGAGGTTGCCGGCTTCCACATCGATTTGCGCTGCCGATCCGTGCATCTGGTTGAGTTGTGCTTCGATGACCCACTTAACCGCAAAGCCACTTTCGTACGCATAAGGTTCGGGATTTATGGGTGATGTTGTTGCGTAGCCACCGTACACCCGGCTGGAGAAAAATACCAGCTTGAGGTTGGGGTAGCGGGTCTGCATGGCGCGCAGCACATTGCCATACTGTTGCTCCATCAGG
Above is a genomic segment from Bacteroidota bacterium containing:
- a CDS encoding sulfite exporter TauE/SafE family protein, with the translated sequence MDALEAIHGLEWLYLFIILVGAAFVHGGIGMGFPLVFTALGALVLDVKTAVFISLVPAILINVQCLMHGLEWRALLSRFSLLAACAGLGSIAGTKILLLAPPGPIKLVLVASIVVYLVLDRLGTGSFGWIRSHPMASAVLLGLVAGVIGGITNAMGPVLVVYFLEQKYNTDTTVQGLNFCFLVGKLAQLYLFIDVGRYANASSIAPIAGITLLVMACLLVGVYIRKRLDVSTYRKALKVALGIIAVVLLAQVVAGL